GGGTTGAGGGCTTACATGTATCAATGGGAGAAGGGTGAACATACTGTAGACTAGAAGAATTGGGGAAACCTTGTAGAACTGGGAGAATGTGAGGCATTTTGGAAATGGGAAAAGGGAAGCATTTTGTAGGACTGAGAGATGGGAGTACATATTTTAGGACTGAGAGAAATGGGTGGACATTACAGGGCTGAAAGAAGTTGCTGTACATagcaggaataaaaaaaaacagaagctggAATAAAGGGGTTTTCATTGTAGAGCTAGGAGAAGGGGATACAGATTGTAAGGCTGGGAGAGGGGGGGGCAGATTGTAAGGCTGGGAGAATGGGGGACAGATTGTAAGGCTGGGAGAAGGGAGGACAGATTTTAGGGTTGGGAGAAGGGGGCATAGATTGTAGGATTGGGAGAAGGGGACACAGATTGTAGGGCTGGGAGAAATGGATATAGATTATGAGGTTGGGAGAAGGAGACACAAATTGTAGGGTTGGAAGAAGGGGACACAGATTGTAGGGTTGAGAGAAGGGGACATAGATTGTAGGGTTGGAAGAAGGGGACACAGATTGTAAAGCTGGGAGAAGGAGACACAGATTATGAGGTTGGGAGAAGGGGATACAAATTGTAGGGTTGGAAGAAGGGGGACACAGATTGTAGGGTTGGGAGATGGAGAGCACATAGTAGGGGAATGAGCAAAGTATAGAGCTAGGAGAAAGGGGTACGTATCATAGAAGTACATGAAGAGGGCTGGCCTAAAATGCTGAAATACCTTGGTGCCCTACCCTGGTTGTAATGTGCGCATGAAATAAAGCGACAATACATTCATTATGAAGGAATAAATTGACAGACATTACTATATAGACTTAATGCTTGTTATGGCAtacaatagacagacagatgtatgcTATAATTGTAATAcacaatagaaagaaagaaatatacacatagtATAAGATTGTAACATAAAGTTATTTAATTGGAAAGGAAACTGAACAGTGTTTTTCAATGGATGCTCTCAACCTTTACATTATTATTGAAGGATGACTAAATATAAGAGTAATATTTAGAGGAGTTAGCAGAATGATAGACAAATTAACTTGCCATATTTTCTTTGAGTTTATATAATGTGGGTTCAAATCCAGCTGGAGGTCAGCTTTTTctatcttctgtttttgtttttttttaaatgataaaaaaaataatgaagcaggagtggctgtgcgataagtagcttgcttaccaaccacatggttccgggttcagtcccactgcgtgacaccttgggcaagtgtcttctactatagcctcaggccgaccaaagccttgtgagtggatttggtagacggaaactgaaagaagcccatcatatatatgtatatatttatgtatgtatgtgtgtttgtatgtctgtgtttgtccccccaacatcgcttgacaaccgatgctggtgtgtttacctccccgtaacttagcggttcgacaaaaagagaccaatagaataagtactaggcttacaaagaataagtcctggggtcgatttactcgactaaaggcagcgctccagcatggtcacagtcaaatgactgaaacaagtaaaagagtaaaagagtaaagcactAATTAATTTGTGATGAGTTAGAACCAGCTGAGGTTATTGTGTTATTAGTTTGTCTATCATTGATGACAACGACCAAGAACAACACATGGGAGAATAAGACAGGGTGTGGTGTGTCCAGTTGCAGCCAATCAGTCCAATGTGTGCTCAGAAGGCTCTGCCACAGGTCAGGCACCGGTGGTCTGCTGGGACTGAAGGCAAAGAGCTGGTTTGGGATTTGCATACTTTGTGCTTTCTTTGTGCccctgcaatcctgttctgttcaTTAGAGGTGGGACCTCTGTTGGGGCAGTTTCACCAGGCAGGGCAGTCTTTTGCTTGTGTTTCCCAGGAGTCAGGGTTGATCTCAAAACTTTACTGTGAGGCTTTGATTGTATCCTTGAAGCTGAAGAGACTAGCAGCTAGTATAGTCCCCTGGGGTGACACATGCTTTGGGGTTCCATGTCTTGTGTTTGGGATCTTTGAAATAAAAGGGAGAAAatggaaataagaaataaaagatattcctagatttaataaattgaattaaagaCTTTCATGAGACTTTTGTAATGTTTATGGATTGCAGTGAAATGTGCAGCTGTTGTGGAATTGGTGTGACAGTCAGTGGGTGTAGGGCTGGTCAGCTGATACTTGTAGATGACATGGTGCTCATCAGAAGGTGGTCTGCAGCATACACCGTGTATACTGCACATAGACAATTCGGTGCATAGACAATTCGGCAGATAGACAATTCAGCAGATAGACAATTCAGCAGATAGACAATTCAGTGCATAGACAATTTGACAGATAGACAATTTGGCAGATAGACAATTCGGCAGATAGACAATTCGGCAGATAGACAATTTAGCAAATAGACAATTCAGCAAATAGACAATTCGGCAGATAGACAATTCAGCAAATAGACAATTCAGCAAATAGACAATTCAGTAGATAGACAATTCGGCAGATAGACAATTCAGTGCATAGACAATTTGACAGATAGACAATTCAGCAGATAGACAATTCGGCAGATAGACAATTCAGCAGATAGACAATTCAGCAGATAGACAATTCAGCAGATAGACAATTTGGCAGATAGACAATTCAGCAGATAGACAATTCGGCAGAAAGACAATTCAGTAGATAGACAATTCGGCAGATAGACAATTCAGCAAATAGACAATTCAGCAGATAGACAATTCAGCAAATAGACAATTCAGCAAAAAGACAATTCGGCAGATAGACAATTCAGCAAATAGACAATTCAGCAAATAGACAATTCAGCAAATAGACAATTCGGCAGATAGACAATTCGGCAGATAGACAATTCGGCAGATAGACAATTCAGCAGATAGACAATTCAGCAGATAGGCAATTCAATGCATAGACAATTTAGCACAAGGCATTCTATTGAACTTAGGCAAAAGTTAATTTtgggatgaaaaaaaaagaagaaaaatttcaattatttatttaaaaacatgtaaaaataaaaagcagtAAATACTAAACTACTTTGAACtagtaattcatcatcatcataattagctAGTTAATTTACAGGTTCTACTCCTTATgaagattttttaaaacaatttttttcgtCAGGGCCCCTGAATTCAGCTTACTCCAGAGCACCTGCAACCCAAGACCCAGTCCAGTGAGGGTTAATGCAACTGACTAAACCAGGGGTCTGAATTTTGCATAGaaaaattatatcatcatcatcatcatcatcatcttcatcatcctcattatcatcatcatcttcatcatcctcatcatcctcatcatcatcatcatcctcatcatcatcctcatcatcatcatcatcatcctcatcctcatcatcatcattctcatcatcatcatcctcatcctcatcatcatcatcttcgtcatcaacctcatcatctttatcatcatcatcatcatcatcatcatcatcatcatcatcgtcatcttcgtcatcatcatcatcatcatcatcatcatcatcatcatcctcatcattctcatcatcatcatcatcatcaacctcatcaacctcatcatcctcatcatcctcatcatcatcatcatcatcgtcgtcatcatcaacatcgtcatcctcatcatcatcatcatcatcttcatcatcatcttcttcatcatcatcctcatcatcgtcatcatcaacatcgtcatcctcctcatcatcatcatcatcctcatcatcaccatcatcaccatcctcatcatcatcatcatcatcatcctcatcatcgtcatcctcatcatcatcatccacatcatcatcatcatcatcatcatcttcatcatcatcttcttcatcatcatcctcatcatcgtcatcaatatcgtcatcctcatcatcatcatcatcatcctcatcaacaccatcatcatcatcctcctcctcctcctcctcctcatcatcatcatcatcaccatcctcatcatcgtcatcctcatcatcatcatcatcatcatcatcctcatcctcatcatcatcatcttcgtcatcaacctcatcatctttatcatcgtcatcatNNNNNNNNNNNNNNNNNNNNNNNNNNNNNNNNNNNNNNNNNNNNNNNNNNNNNNNNNNNNNNNNNNNNNNNNNNNNNNNNNNNNNNNNNNNNNNNNNNNNNNNNNNNNNNNNNNNNNNNNNNNNNNNNNNNNNNNNNNNNNNNNNNNNNNNNNNNNNNNNNNNNNNNNNNNNNNNNNNNNNNNNNNNNNNNNNNNNNNNNNNNNNNNNNNNNNNNNNNNNNNNNNNNNNNNNNNNNNNNNNNNNNNNNNNNNNNNNNNNNNNNNNNNNNNNNNNNNNNNNNNNNNNNNNNNNNNNNNNNNNNNNNNNNNNNNNNNNNNNNNNNNNNNNNNNNNNNNNNNNNNNNNNNNNNNNNNNNNNNNNNNNNNNNNNNNNNNNNNNNNNNNNNNNNNNNNNNNNNNNNNNNNNNNNNNNNNNNNNNNNNNNNNNNNNNNNNNNNNNNNNNNNNNNNNNNNNNNNNNNNNNNNNNNNNNNNNNNNNNNNNNNccacatcatcaccatcatcatcatcctcatcctcatcatcatcatcatcgtcgtcatcatcaacatcgtcatcctcatcatcatcatcatcatcatcatcaacatcatcatcatcatcttcatcatcatcttcttcatcatcatcctcatcatcgtcatcaatagcgtcatcctcatcctcatcatcatcatcctcatcaacaccatcatcatcatcatcatcatcctcatcctcctcctcctcatcatcatcatcatcatcaccatcctcatcatcgtcatcctcatcatcatcatcatcatcatcatcatcatcatcatcatcatcttcgtcatcatcatttaacatccacttctccatgcatgtatggatcagacagaatttgttgaaacagattttgtgcAGCCAGAAAGCCCTTCATATGAACTTACAGTACTGCGGGGGAACAGACTCAACATTTCTCACCAGCTAAGGCAGACTCAATATCAGGAATCGGTCAATGAAAcctttgtcaagtgatggcacaCAGCCTCATTCCTTAATAAAGTCAGCAGCCAATGATTTTTTTCACTCTGATCAGAGCACCATTTGCCACAGAAGATTAGTTTCCAACCCATGGGGATAagcaacccagctgaaaccagctcaagGTGGATAGACTTGATAAGAGGCCACAAATGGGTTAATTCTGCAGGCAAAGCCTAACTCAGTTCTCACTACTCCACTCAAGTGAAGCATTCAGGCTAAGGAGGTGAGACACTTGTGAACCTGAGATGGCTGCTCATGATACAGAGGTGTTTTTGACATTGCAGTACATTTAGAGGGAGAGCTTACAAATCCTCGAAGTAGCTTATTGCAGGTTCTGTGAGGGCAAAGCATCTCCAATGTTTATTTCatccaacatatgtatgtatgtatgtatgtgtgtgtgtgtatagagacagatggacaaagagagacacagacacatagatagatagacagacagacggacggacggacagatggacagacggacggacagatagatagacagacggacagacagacagatgaaaagacagatggacggacagacagatggacaaacggatggatagatggatggatggatagatggatatatatatatggatagatagaccgatagatagctagagagagagaaagagatagatagatagattgatagatacatttcttttattagccacacagggctcaacaaagatgggacgaatacaatgtagagcttttctttttaggagggggaagagaaaaaaaaaaaagtaggggtgggtgtcgatcaaaagggatcgtaggaaggaaaaaaggggggagttcgatcaaaagggaccgagagaaaaaaaaaaagcgatcaatagggatcgtgtatcacagtaattagattaatagatagaaagatggatgtatggatggatggatggatggacggacgaagatacacacacacacacacacacacacacacacacacacacacacataactaggCAGGCAGGTTGATATGTAGGAATGTTGGTAGGTaagttgatagatatagataatgataaatatatatgaatttatctgATTCCAGCATCCAGATATTTAATAAAAGTTGACGGAATTTCTAACATTGGGAAGCACCAGCATACAAAAATGTTGATGACTCTCTCCCGGATATCATCTCCCTCTGCACACAGCACCGCGTCTGGTTCTTGTCAGAATGACATACAAGTGCCCATGCATAAATCAAATTAGCAGGACAGAACAAAACTCTGTTATACAATGATTGACATTGAGATTTAGAGACTGCCATTATCAATTCGGTGCCGTAGTCCTGAAAAGCTGAATGGCAGAATGGTATCAGAAGGCTTTGTCTTAATTCTTGGCATAATAACATGTTTACCATTCTGTAACAAACATGGCCTTCGAGTAGGCATTCATGTAAATGGGTTATTCAAATGCTTGCTCCATTGCAAATATCGTTTGTCTTTGCAATAACATTACAAAAAAGCATTGCTTTTCCAAGGTCAGTATAGGTTGTGTGTGAGTCACTTTACCAAAGCTGAAGATGTTTAGCAACCCATCAGATAACGGTACAGATTATTGTTCTAAGATAAAGAACTATAATCAGATTATTGTTCCAAGATATAGCTATGGCTTTAGAATCTGTCTCTCTTCAGTATCTCCTACTGAGGAAGACTAAAGAGGCAGAAACAGATCAAGGTGTTTGCTAGAGGAAGGCACTgagcagatatggtgtttttatacttttttactacaagcaaaaatttttttttactccacagtaactgcaaagaatttacttttaaatattaaagaatgtCACAAACTTATTTTAACTAAATTCAAGTTTGTGTCTGAATCATTGCAGAAACTAATATATGTGGCATGTCCGCAACTGGACACAAAGCatcttgtcatcatcaccatcatcgtcatcatcaccatcatcaccatcatcatcatcatcatcatcatcatcatttaatgtccacttttccacgcgaaactggactggagcaacgtgaaataaagtgtcttgctcaagaacacaacacacagcccggtccaggaatcgaactcactacctcatgattgtgagcctgacactctaacaacCTGAaacatgtgccttcactatatatatatttatagaagatACAGGAGgaacaattaattatgattttattcaacatattcccctctcagactcacccacttattgcagcagtccttcagtttttctaagccctgtgaaagaacttggaaggttgggcctccaaccaggcctttcgtgatacccttaaagccaggaacttttcagcatccgcacattcacacacatgtatgagtgtgtgcatgtctaaaagtgtttgtgtctgtgtttgtctgtctgtctgtctgtctgtgagattgtgtgtatgtgtatctgtgtgtgtgtctatgagtatgtctgtgtgtctgtgtgtgagactgtgtgtctgtacatgtgactctgtgtgtgtattctgtttaTTACATGTATCACAGAATAAGCAGAACATGTCATTCCACAGCTGCAAGCAGTGGTAGCACCGTAAAACTGAAGAGTGTTTCATGAGCTCACAAAACTAGATTCAAGTCATTATTGCTATTGCATGAAGACGTAAGCATTATGTCTATCTCTATTATCACCATCaacccccacctcacccccacacacatcttccatcaccatcaccaccaacatcatcatcatcattgccaccacaaTCACTAAcaccccattaccatcaccaccatcacatttgccatcatcaccaccaccactaccaccactaccaccaccatcatcatcatcattattgtcaccaacaccaccatcatcatcaccatcatcatcaccatcgtcatcatcatcgtcatcatcattatcatcatcattgtcaccctcactaccatcaccaccacgaccaccatcatcatcatcgtcattatcaccatctctatcatcagcaccaccaataccaccaccaccaccatcatcatgactaCAGcacaaaattaaattatattcttaaCTACTACAAATGTCTGACCTTGAAATAAAGCTGGGGGTGGATTCTCCCCTACCTcccctttctatctctttctatcactctttctttctttccctctttctccctctccctctttctctgtctctcttctatctacttctcccacacacacacacacacacacacacactatatcacaGCCTTCCCTCAGCATcccttacactctctctctctatctcacatgCCCTCCTCCATCCCCTTCTCTCCCATCTCCCTTCTTCTCTCCCCCCNNNNNNNNNNNNNNNNNNNNNNNNNNNNNNNNNNNNNNNNNNNNNNNNNNNNNNNNNNNNNNNNNNNNNNNNNNNNNNNNNNNNNNNNNNNNNNNNNNNNNNNNNNNNNNNNNNNNNNNNNNNNNNCCCcctatctatctccctccctctcttctttcAACAATCTCCTCTCCCTCCCAATACACCCCCCTCCCTGCCAGTCCTCCTTTCCCCTTCTCATCACACCCTCCTCCACTGTTTAAATCCAAAGTTAAAcaatccaccaccactaccaccaccaccaccacaacaacaacaacaacaacaacacgatggCCATCACACAAGTCTTATACACAATCGACAAACTATTAGATTCACTTCTAAGGTTATTTCCTTTCACAGACAACCAATAAATAACCTCactgtggctgagcactccacatacacgtgtatctttaacgtagttctcagggagattcaacatggcACAAAATgcgacatggctggcccttttgaattacaggtacaactcatttttgccagcctagtggactggtgcaatgtgaaataaggtcTCTTATTTTTGAGTGATTGa
This DNA window, taken from Octopus bimaculoides isolate UCB-OBI-ISO-001 chromosome 9, ASM119413v2, whole genome shotgun sequence, encodes the following:
- the LOC128248750 gene encoding uncharacterized protein DDB_G0271670-like, with product SSSSSSLSSSSSSSSSSSSSSSSSSSSSSSSSSSSSSSSSFSSSSSSSSSSSSSSSTSSSLSSSSSSSSSSSSSSSSSSSSSSSSSSSSSSSFSSSSSSSTSSTSSSSSSSSSSSSSSSSSTSSSSSSSSSSSSSSSSSSSSSSSSSTSSSSSSSSSSSSSPSSPSSSSSSSSSSSSSSSSSSSTSSSSSSSSSSSSSSSSSSSSSSISSSSSSSSSSSSTPSSSSSSSSSSSSSSSSPSSSSSSSSSSSSSSSSPSSSSSSSSSSSSSSSSTSSSSSSSSSSSSTSSSSSSSSSSSSSSSSSSSIASSSSSSSSSSSTPSSSSSSSSSSSSSSSSSSSPSS